Proteins from a single region of Ananas comosus cultivar F153 linkage group 3, ASM154086v1, whole genome shotgun sequence:
- the LOC109708170 gene encoding heavy metal-associated isoprenylated plant protein 30 has translation MANKLQIVPAIKNVEPQYVEMKVPLYSYGCEKKIKKALSHLRGIHSVDVDYRLEKVTVWGICNRDDVLATIRKKRRGAHFWDESTPEIHKEGDPAEERAEIKKISRLASFNSNKFRKSWKKLFPIVLY, from the exons ATGGCTAATAAGCTACAAATAGTTCCTGCCATTAAGAATGTGGAACCTCAATATGTGGAGATGAAGGTGCCTCTATATTCATATGGCTGTGAGAAGAAAATTAAGAAGGCATTGTCACATTTAAGAG GGATACATTCCGTGGATGTCGATTACCGCCTTGAGAAGGTCACGGTGTGGGGAATTTGCAACAGAGATGATGTGCTTGCCACCATCAGGAAGAAGCGAAGGGGAGCTCACTTTTGGGACGAATCGACGCCGGAAATCCACAAGGAGGGGGACCCAGCTGAAGAGAGAGCTGAGATCAAAAAGATTTCGCGATTGGCGAGTTTTAACAGCAACAAATTTAGAAAGTCCTGGAAGAAATTGTTCCCTATTGTCCTGTACTAG